From the genome of Amia ocellicauda isolate fAmiCal2 chromosome 14, fAmiCal2.hap1, whole genome shotgun sequence, one region includes:
- the alox12 gene encoding arachidonate 12-lipoxygenase, 12S-type, whose product MPEYKITVATGTSEYSGTNNYVYVTLIGEKGETEKTLLDNPGLDFCRGAVDDYKVSSPVPLGQVLLVRLEKKRYWVEDNWFCRYVVVQPPGGTAPLTFPCYRWLVGDVFVELREGTAKRLCDDSLPLLLSHRKKELEERQKVYRWQAWAPGIPQCVAAESEKDLPQDARFDNEKRSDFEGSLHYALLELSLKKLAIVFGKSWSDLDDFRRIFWKLRSPTAEYVMEHWREDWFFGYQFLNGSNPRMIKRCQTLPKNFPVEGGMVQASLGPRKTLAKEMKAGNIYLVDYAVMDGIPANVIRGRQQHLAAPLCLLYAHPDQGLIPVAIQLGQTAGLDCPVFLPSDPPLAWLLAKIWVRHAEFQIFQVLSHLLRTHLVVEVFCVATLRQLPAVHPIYKLLAPHLRYTLEINCRGRTQLISADGIFKRVVSTGGAGLLILAQREYKVLTYESLQPIKDFQQRGVNQLRDYFYKEDSLMLWDAIHSFVSGMVDLYYSSDKEVHKDTELQAWIQEVVQQGFVEVPSFGLSSELKTRKELSTLLSVVIFTCSAQHAATNNGQFDWCAWVPNTPCTMRRPPPTCKDSITMDTIMETLPDISQSCVQMAITWHLGRAQPNAIPLGQYTEQYFSELPAQELIKGFRQELHDIEDTIVKRNQGLEPQYLYLCPSRVENSITI is encoded by the exons ATGCCGGAGTACAAGATAACTGTGGCAACCGGGACATCCGAGTACTCGGGCACCAACAACTATGTGTACGTGACACTGATTGGGGAGAAGGGTGAGACGGAGAAAACACTGCTGGACAACCCTGGGCTGGACTTCTGCAGGGGGGCG GTGGACGATTACAAGGTGTCGAGCCCGGTGCCACTGGGCCAGGTGTTGCTGGTGCGGCTGGAGAAGAAGCGTTACTGGGTGGAGGACAACTGGTTCTGCCGCTATGTGGTGGTACAGCCACCGGGGGGCACTGCCCCTCTCACCTTCCCCTGCTACCGCTGGCTGGTGGGAGACGTATTCGTGGAGCTGAGAGAGGGCACAG ctAAAAGACTCTGTGATGACTCTCTGCCCCTCCTGTTGAGTCACAGAAAGAAAGAGCTGGAGGAGAGACAGAAAGTGTACCG GTGGCAGGCCTGGGCTCCAGGGATCCCTCAGTGCGTGGCTGCGGAGTCGGAGAAGGACCTGCCGCAGGACGCGCGCTTCGACAACGAGAAACGGAGCGACTTCGAGGGATCGCTGCACTACGC acTGTTGGAGTTGTCTCTGAAGAAGCTGGCAATCGTTTTTGGGAAGTCTTGGAGTGACCTGGACGACTTCAGACGCATCTTCTGGAAACTAAGGAGCCCCACagcag agtACGTGATGGAGCACTGGCGAGAGGACTGGTTTTTTGGCTACCAGTTCCTTAATGGCTCGAACCCGCGCATGATCAAGCGCTGCCAGACGCTGCCCAAGAACTTCCCTGTGGAGGGGGGCATGGTGCAGGCTTCACTGGGGCCCAGGAAAACCCTCGCCAAGGAGATGAAG GCAGGCAATATCTACCTGGTGGACTACGCCGTCATGGATGGCATCCCGGCCAACGTGATCCGGGGGCGCCAGCAGCACCTGGCCGCGCCCCTGTGCCTGCTGTACGCCCACCCCGACCAGGGCCTCATCCCCGTGGCCATCCAG cTGGGTCAGACCGCGGGGTTGGACTGCCCAGTGTTCCTGCCCAGTGACCCCCCACTGGCCTGGCTGCTGGCCAAGATATGGGTGCGTCACGCAGAGTTCCAGATCTTCCAGGTGCTGTCCCACCTGCTGCGCACACACTTGGTGGTGGAGGTGTTCTGCGTGGCCACGCTGAGGCAGCTGCCCGCCGTGCACCCCATCTACAAG CTGCTGGCGCCACACCTGCGCTACACCCTGGAGATCAACTGTCGCGGCCGGACCCAGCTCATCTCTGCGGACGGCATCTTCAAGAGG GTGGTGTCAACAGGGGGGGCCGGGCTTCTTATTCTGGCTCAGAGGGAGTACAAGGTCCTGACCTACGAGTCCCTGCAGCCGATCAAGGACTTCCAGCAGCGCGGGGTGAACCAACTCCGGGACTACTTCTACAAGGAGGACAGCCTGATGCTCTGGGACGCCATTCACag TTTTGTGTCAGGGATGGTGGATCTGTATTACTCCAGTGACAAGGAGGTGCACAAAGACACTGAGCTGCAGGCCTGGATTCAGGAAGTCGTTCAGCAGGGCTTTGTGGAAGTCCCCAGTTTCG GTCTGTCCAGTGAACTGAAGACCAGGAAGGAGCTCAGCACTCTGCTTAGTGTGGTGATTTTCACCTGCTCTGCGCAGCATGCAGCCACCAACAATGGCCAG TTTGATTGGTGCGCCTGGGTTCCGAACACGCCCTGCACCATGCGCCGGCCGCCGCCAACCTGTAAGGACTCCATCACCATGGACACCATCATGGAGACGCTGCCCGACATCAGCCAATCGTGTGTACAGATGGCCATCACATGGCACCTGGGGCGGGCCCAGCCCAACGCG atcCCCCTGGGTCAGTACACAGAGCAGTACTTCAGTGAGCTGCCAGCCCAGGAGCTGATCAAGGGTTTCAGGCAGGAGCTGCACGACATTGAGGACACGATTGTGAAGCGCAACCAGGGCCTGGAGCCGCAGTACCTGTACCTGTGCCCCAGCCGCGTGGAGAACAGCATCACCATATAG
- the LOC136768451 gene encoding ribonuclease kappa-B produces the protein MASLLFCGPKLAACGIVLSIWGVIMLVMLGIFFNVHSAVLIEDVPYTEADILNDSNPPQTVYGLYDQVSYNCFIAAGIYVLLGGLSLCQVRLNKRKEYMVH, from the exons ATGGCGTCGCTTTTATTCTGCGGACCCAAGCTCGCCGCCTGCGGGATCGTCCTCAGTATTTGGGGGGTCATCATGCTG gtGATGCTGGGCATCTTCTTCAATGTCCACTCTGCAGTGCTGATCGAAGATGTGCCCTACACGGAGGCCGACATACTAAATGA CTCAAACCCTCCTCAGACGGTGTACGGCCTGTATGACCAGGTCAGCTACAACTGCTTCATCGCGGCTGGCATCTACGTGCTGCTGGGCGGCCTGTCCCTTTGCCAGGTCCGGCTGAACAAGCGCAAGGAGTACATGGTGCACTAA
- the LOC136768452 gene encoding chromatin complexes subunit BAP18 isoform X1: MTSASTKVGEIFSAAGAAFTKLGELTMQLHPVADSSPAGAKWTDTEIEMLRTAVRRFGDDLNKISSVIKDRTVSAQIKSTVKRKLYEGSGVPLSSDSPKKTPKKSQVSVAPAPAVITVPTSQVVVTTSLQDPSPAPPAIKKQKTAADVTLSALNDSDVNSDLVDIEGLGEGSASKKLNFDQDSLNLDSSLIMNSSDLPLLSR, encoded by the exons ATGACTTCAGCCTCGACAAAG GTAGGGGAGATCTTCTCGGCGGCGGGCGCTGCCTTCACCAAGCTGGGCGAGCTGACCATGCAGCTGCACCCTGTGGCCGACTCCAGCCCTGCGGG GGCCAAGTGGACGGACACGGAGATCGAGATGCTGCGCACGGCGGTCCGGCGCTTCGGGGACGACCTCAACAAAATCAGCTCCGTCATCAAGGACCGCACTGT CAGCGCCCAGATAAAGAGCACGGTGAAGCGGAAGCTGTATGAGGGCAGTGGGGTGCCCCTCTCCTCAGACTCGCCCAAGAAGACGCCCAAGAAGTCGCAGGTCAGCGTGGCCCCCGCCCCGGCCGTCATCACCGTGCCGACCTCGCAGGTGGTCGTGACGACCTCGCTGCAGGACCCGTCCCCCGCCCCCCCGGCCATTAAGAAACAGAAGACGGCAG CAGACGTGACCCTGAGTGCCCTCAACGACTCGGACGTTAACAGCGACCTGGTGGACATCGAGGGGCTGGGGGAGGGGTCTGCCTCCAAGAAACTGAACTTCGATCAAG ACAGCCTCAATCTGGACTCCAGTCTGATCATGAACTCCAGTGACCTCCCCCTCCTCTCACGCTGA
- the LOC136768452 gene encoding chromatin complexes subunit BAP18 isoform X2: protein MTSASTKVGEIFSAAGAAFTKLGELTMQLHPVADSSPAGAKWTDTEIEMLRTAVRRFGDDLNKISSVIKDRTVAQIKSTVKRKLYEGSGVPLSSDSPKKTPKKSQVSVAPAPAVITVPTSQVVVTTSLQDPSPAPPAIKKQKTAADVTLSALNDSDVNSDLVDIEGLGEGSASKKLNFDQDSLNLDSSLIMNSSDLPLLSR, encoded by the exons ATGACTTCAGCCTCGACAAAG GTAGGGGAGATCTTCTCGGCGGCGGGCGCTGCCTTCACCAAGCTGGGCGAGCTGACCATGCAGCTGCACCCTGTGGCCGACTCCAGCCCTGCGGG GGCCAAGTGGACGGACACGGAGATCGAGATGCTGCGCACGGCGGTCCGGCGCTTCGGGGACGACCTCAACAAAATCAGCTCCGTCATCAAGGACCGCACTGT CGCCCAGATAAAGAGCACGGTGAAGCGGAAGCTGTATGAGGGCAGTGGGGTGCCCCTCTCCTCAGACTCGCCCAAGAAGACGCCCAAGAAGTCGCAGGTCAGCGTGGCCCCCGCCCCGGCCGTCATCACCGTGCCGACCTCGCAGGTGGTCGTGACGACCTCGCTGCAGGACCCGTCCCCCGCCCCCCCGGCCATTAAGAAACAGAAGACGGCAG CAGACGTGACCCTGAGTGCCCTCAACGACTCGGACGTTAACAGCGACCTGGTGGACATCGAGGGGCTGGGGGAGGGGTCTGCCTCCAAGAAACTGAACTTCGATCAAG ACAGCCTCAATCTGGACTCCAGTCTGATCATGAACTCCAGTGACCTCCCCCTCCTCTCACGCTGA
- the LOC136768452 gene encoding chromatin complexes subunit BAP18 isoform X6, which translates to MTSASTKVGEIFSAAGAAFTKLGELTMQLHPVADSSPAGAQIKSTVKRKLYEGSGVPLSSDSPKKTPKKSQVSVAPAPAVITVPTSQVVVTTSLQDPSPAPPAIKKQKTAADVTLSALNDSDVNSDLVDIEGLGEGSASKKLNFDQDSLNLDSSLIMNSSDLPLLSR; encoded by the exons ATGACTTCAGCCTCGACAAAG GTAGGGGAGATCTTCTCGGCGGCGGGCGCTGCCTTCACCAAGCTGGGCGAGCTGACCATGCAGCTGCACCCTGTGGCCGACTCCAGCCCTGCGGG CGCCCAGATAAAGAGCACGGTGAAGCGGAAGCTGTATGAGGGCAGTGGGGTGCCCCTCTCCTCAGACTCGCCCAAGAAGACGCCCAAGAAGTCGCAGGTCAGCGTGGCCCCCGCCCCGGCCGTCATCACCGTGCCGACCTCGCAGGTGGTCGTGACGACCTCGCTGCAGGACCCGTCCCCCGCCCCCCCGGCCATTAAGAAACAGAAGACGGCAG CAGACGTGACCCTGAGTGCCCTCAACGACTCGGACGTTAACAGCGACCTGGTGGACATCGAGGGGCTGGGGGAGGGGTCTGCCTCCAAGAAACTGAACTTCGATCAAG ACAGCCTCAATCTGGACTCCAGTCTGATCATGAACTCCAGTGACCTCCCCCTCCTCTCACGCTGA
- the LOC136768452 gene encoding chromatin complexes subunit BAP18 isoform X7, producing MTSASTKVGEIFSAAGAAFTKLGELTMQLHPVADSSPAGAQIKSTVKRKLYEGSGVPLSSDSPKKTPKKSQVSVAPAPAVITVPTSQVVVTTSLQDPSPAPPAIKKQKTADVTLSALNDSDVNSDLVDIEGLGEGSASKKLNFDQDSLNLDSSLIMNSSDLPLLSR from the exons ATGACTTCAGCCTCGACAAAG GTAGGGGAGATCTTCTCGGCGGCGGGCGCTGCCTTCACCAAGCTGGGCGAGCTGACCATGCAGCTGCACCCTGTGGCCGACTCCAGCCCTGCGGG CGCCCAGATAAAGAGCACGGTGAAGCGGAAGCTGTATGAGGGCAGTGGGGTGCCCCTCTCCTCAGACTCGCCCAAGAAGACGCCCAAGAAGTCGCAGGTCAGCGTGGCCCCCGCCCCGGCCGTCATCACCGTGCCGACCTCGCAGGTGGTCGTGACGACCTCGCTGCAGGACCCGTCCCCCGCCCCCCCGGCCATTAAGAAACAGAAGACGGCAG ACGTGACCCTGAGTGCCCTCAACGACTCGGACGTTAACAGCGACCTGGTGGACATCGAGGGGCTGGGGGAGGGGTCTGCCTCCAAGAAACTGAACTTCGATCAAG ACAGCCTCAATCTGGACTCCAGTCTGATCATGAACTCCAGTGACCTCCCCCTCCTCTCACGCTGA
- the LOC136768452 gene encoding chromatin complexes subunit BAP18 isoform X3 has product MTSASTKVGEIFSAAGAAFTKLGELTMQLHPVADSSPAGAKWTDTEIEMLRTAVRRFGDDLNKISSVIKDRTVSAQIKSTVKRKLYEGSGVPLSSDSPKKTPKKSQVSVAPAPAVITVPTSQVVVTTSLQDPSPAPPAIKKQKTADVTLSALNDSDVNSDLVDIEGLGEGSASKKLNFDQDSLNLDSSLIMNSSDLPLLSR; this is encoded by the exons ATGACTTCAGCCTCGACAAAG GTAGGGGAGATCTTCTCGGCGGCGGGCGCTGCCTTCACCAAGCTGGGCGAGCTGACCATGCAGCTGCACCCTGTGGCCGACTCCAGCCCTGCGGG GGCCAAGTGGACGGACACGGAGATCGAGATGCTGCGCACGGCGGTCCGGCGCTTCGGGGACGACCTCAACAAAATCAGCTCCGTCATCAAGGACCGCACTGT CAGCGCCCAGATAAAGAGCACGGTGAAGCGGAAGCTGTATGAGGGCAGTGGGGTGCCCCTCTCCTCAGACTCGCCCAAGAAGACGCCCAAGAAGTCGCAGGTCAGCGTGGCCCCCGCCCCGGCCGTCATCACCGTGCCGACCTCGCAGGTGGTCGTGACGACCTCGCTGCAGGACCCGTCCCCCGCCCCCCCGGCCATTAAGAAACAGAAGACGGCAG ACGTGACCCTGAGTGCCCTCAACGACTCGGACGTTAACAGCGACCTGGTGGACATCGAGGGGCTGGGGGAGGGGTCTGCCTCCAAGAAACTGAACTTCGATCAAG ACAGCCTCAATCTGGACTCCAGTCTGATCATGAACTCCAGTGACCTCCCCCTCCTCTCACGCTGA
- the LOC136768452 gene encoding chromatin complexes subunit BAP18 isoform X4, whose translation MTSASTKVGEIFSAAGAAFTKLGELTMQLHPVADSSPAGAKWTDTEIEMLRTAVRRFGDDLNKISSVIKDRTVAQIKSTVKRKLYEGSGVPLSSDSPKKTPKKSQVSVAPAPAVITVPTSQVVVTTSLQDPSPAPPAIKKQKTADVTLSALNDSDVNSDLVDIEGLGEGSASKKLNFDQDSLNLDSSLIMNSSDLPLLSR comes from the exons ATGACTTCAGCCTCGACAAAG GTAGGGGAGATCTTCTCGGCGGCGGGCGCTGCCTTCACCAAGCTGGGCGAGCTGACCATGCAGCTGCACCCTGTGGCCGACTCCAGCCCTGCGGG GGCCAAGTGGACGGACACGGAGATCGAGATGCTGCGCACGGCGGTCCGGCGCTTCGGGGACGACCTCAACAAAATCAGCTCCGTCATCAAGGACCGCACTGT CGCCCAGATAAAGAGCACGGTGAAGCGGAAGCTGTATGAGGGCAGTGGGGTGCCCCTCTCCTCAGACTCGCCCAAGAAGACGCCCAAGAAGTCGCAGGTCAGCGTGGCCCCCGCCCCGGCCGTCATCACCGTGCCGACCTCGCAGGTGGTCGTGACGACCTCGCTGCAGGACCCGTCCCCCGCCCCCCCGGCCATTAAGAAACAGAAGACGGCAG ACGTGACCCTGAGTGCCCTCAACGACTCGGACGTTAACAGCGACCTGGTGGACATCGAGGGGCTGGGGGAGGGGTCTGCCTCCAAGAAACTGAACTTCGATCAAG ACAGCCTCAATCTGGACTCCAGTCTGATCATGAACTCCAGTGACCTCCCCCTCCTCTCACGCTGA
- the LOC136768452 gene encoding chromatin complexes subunit BAP18 isoform X5, with the protein MTSASTKVGEIFSAAGAAFTKLGELTMQLHPVADSSPAGSAQIKSTVKRKLYEGSGVPLSSDSPKKTPKKSQVSVAPAPAVITVPTSQVVVTTSLQDPSPAPPAIKKQKTAADVTLSALNDSDVNSDLVDIEGLGEGSASKKLNFDQDSLNLDSSLIMNSSDLPLLSR; encoded by the exons ATGACTTCAGCCTCGACAAAG GTAGGGGAGATCTTCTCGGCGGCGGGCGCTGCCTTCACCAAGCTGGGCGAGCTGACCATGCAGCTGCACCCTGTGGCCGACTCCAGCCCTGCGGG CAGCGCCCAGATAAAGAGCACGGTGAAGCGGAAGCTGTATGAGGGCAGTGGGGTGCCCCTCTCCTCAGACTCGCCCAAGAAGACGCCCAAGAAGTCGCAGGTCAGCGTGGCCCCCGCCCCGGCCGTCATCACCGTGCCGACCTCGCAGGTGGTCGTGACGACCTCGCTGCAGGACCCGTCCCCCGCCCCCCCGGCCATTAAGAAACAGAAGACGGCAG CAGACGTGACCCTGAGTGCCCTCAACGACTCGGACGTTAACAGCGACCTGGTGGACATCGAGGGGCTGGGGGAGGGGTCTGCCTCCAAGAAACTGAACTTCGATCAAG ACAGCCTCAATCTGGACTCCAGTCTGATCATGAACTCCAGTGACCTCCCCCTCCTCTCACGCTGA